The Castanea sativa cultivar Marrone di Chiusa Pesio chromosome 11, ASM4071231v1 genome contains a region encoding:
- the LOC142615054 gene encoding uncharacterized protein LOC142615054, whose product MNNSSPFCRFSTFLNSVAITQSTIKPSIPVDLGRNWKPVPIPHRTIPEPRGQDLDFINVAHSHLIHSDWSKLSSLSTGLTPLRVKHILLKIQKDHVLSLEFFKWAGIQKPCSHNLETHSIILHILTKNRKFKSAESILRKILVSGSIDVPLNLFEEMLHLYRLCDSSPRVFDSLFKTLAHMKKFRNATDIFCRMKDYGFFPTIESCNAYMSSLLDLHRMDIALAFYKGMQRYRISSNVYTLNMVMCSYCKLGKLDKAVEIFREMEGMGFSPNIASYNTLIAGYCDKGLLSSAIKLKNSMGKNGVHPNVVTFNTLIYGFCKEEKLHEAGKVFNEMKAANVSPNTVTYNTLINGYSQVGNSEMGGRLYDEMLRSQVKADILTYNALILGLCKEGKTKKAAYLVKEFDKGNLVPNASTFSALISGQCVRKNSDRAFQLYKSMVRSGCHPNEQTFKILISTFCKNKDFDGAVQVLREMIRRSMTPDSGILSEVFVGLCQCGKSQLAKMSYGEMEARHLMPAGFEISKTINFDAENENKASGDNW is encoded by the coding sequence ATGAATAACAGCTCTCCATTTTGTCGATTTTCGACTTTCCTTAATTCTGTCGCTATAACTCAGAGCACTATAAAGCCCAGCATCCCTGTGGATTTAGGAAGAAATTGGAAACCAGTTCCAATACCTCACAGAACAATCCCTGAACCCAGAGGTCAGGACCTTGATTTCATAAATGTTGCTCACAGCCATCTAATTCACTCTGATTGGTCTAAGCTCAGTTCCTTATCAACCGGTCTAACACCCCTTAGAGTGAAACATATATTGTTAAAGATTCAGAAGGACCATGTTCTTTCCCTCGAGTTTTTTAAATGGGCTGGGATTCAGAAACCATGTAGTCATAACCTCGAAACCCATTCAATAATCCTTCACATTCTCACCAAAAACCGAAAATTCAAGTCTGCGGAGTCCATTTTGAGGAAGATTCTTGTATCAGGTTCAATAGATGTGCCATTGAATCTGTTTGAAGAAATGCTGCACTTGTACCGCTTGTGTGATTCTTCGCCTCGTGTTTTTGACTCGCTTTTCAAGACTCTTGCGCATATGAAGAAGTTTAGGAATGCCACTGATATTTTTTGTCGAATGAAAGATTATGGGTTTTTTCCTACTATTGAGTCATGTAATGCATACATGAGTTCTTTGCTTGATTTGCACAGGATGGATATCGCCTTGGCATTCTATAAAGGAATGCAGCGTTATAGGATTTCGTCAAATGTTTATACTCTTAATATGGTCATGTGTTCTTATTGTAAATTGGGGAAATTGGACAAGGCTGTTGAGATTTTTAGGGAGATGGAAGGCATGGGTTTTAGTCCGAATATTGCATCTTATAATACCCTAATTGCAGGATATTGCGATAAGGGTCTTTTGAGCTCTGCAATAAAGCTTAAAAACTCAATGGGGAAGAATGGGGTCCATCCGAATGTGGTTACATTTAACACACTCATTTATGGGTTTTGCAAGGAAGAAAAATTACATGAAGCTGGTAAGGTTTTCAATGAGATGAAAGCAGCGAATGTTTCTCCTAATACTGTGACCTACAACACCTTGATAAATGGGTATAGCCAAGTGGGTAACAGTGAGATGGGAGGTAGGCTTTATGATGAGATGTTGAGGAGTCAAGTTAAGGCTGATATCTTGACTTATAATGCCTTGATTTTGGGACTATGCAAGGAGGGTAAGACAAAGAAAGCAGCATATCTGGTTAAAGAATTTGATAAGGGGAACTTAGTACCTAATGCCTCGACCTTTTCTGCCCTTATTAGTGGTCAGTGTGTGAGGAAGAACTCTGACCGGGCCTTTCAGCTATATAAAAGCATGGTAAGGAGTGGTTGTCATCCTAATGAACAAACTTTCAAGATATTGATATCAACCTTCTGCAAGAATAAGGATTTTGATGGAGCAGTTCAAGTGTTGAGGGAAATGATTAGGAGATCTATGACTCCTGATTCAGGCATCTTATCTGAAGTTTTTGTTGGACTTTGTCAGTGTGGAAAAAGTCAATTAGCAAAGATGTCATACGGTGAGATGGAAGCTAGACATCTTATGCCAGCAGGTTTTGAAATATCTAAAACCATCAACTTTGATGCTGAGAATGAGAACAAAGCATCTGGAGATAACTGGTAA
- the LOC142615767 gene encoding small ribosomal subunit protein mS80 (rPPR6)-like, which translates to MWRSVVVARAAVSSRQGGAVWRRFYATHKPKHKVPAPSSSKTQTQTESEFPVFSTNWGFPKRLFICQNPRFYSRTSSTNPTDFEESSVGFVNNGDTQLENSEIHGVSEQGLFGIDENRDTQSDSFVPGDWDEIGVSDQSGDAQFDIFATGEENGDEQEEVYEINVEQLENVLSLLQSSVDGSLESALDDMGLTLHEEFVVKVLETPHVLGENLIMFFKWGLKKKSEFKVTTCVVDSLVRAICRELKKKDAYALWDLIKDIGEKENGVLNAEILNQLIALLSKLGKGKASLEVFNKFGDFGIVPNVDTYYFTIEALSRRSMFDWAWSVCEKMLDEGSLPENEKVGKIISWLCKGRKAKDAHSVYLFAKEKNQITPRSSVNFLISSLCREDETVKLALEMLDDFSGEAQKYAIKPFSTVIHGLCRMKDVDGAKQLLSKMITEGPPPGNAVFNSVISGYSKAGDLGEAIQIKKLMESRGLKPDVYTYTVIMSGYANGGQMEEACKLLSEAKKKHSKLTPVTYHTLIRGYSKLEEFDKALKLLAEMKDFGVQPNVDEYNKLIQSLCLKALDWEAAEKLLEEMKEKGLHLNGITKGLIRAVKEMEEEELVLGS; encoded by the coding sequence atgtgGAGGTCGGTGGTGGTGGCAAGAGCTGCTGTGTCGTCCAGACAAGGTGGAGCAGTATGGAGGAGGTTCTATGCAACTCATAAGCCGAAACACAAGGTACCTGCTCCTTCATCTTCTAAAACTCAAACACAAACTGAGTCTGAATTTCCtgttttctcaacaaattgGGGTTTTCCCAAAAGATTATTTATTTGCCAAAACCCCAGGTTCTACTCTCGGACCTCCTCAACAAACCCCACTGATTTTGAGGAGTCCTCAGTGGGTTTTGTTAATAATGGTGATACCCAGTTGGAGAATTCTGAGATTCATGGGGTTTCTGAGCAAGGTTTATTTGGTATTGATGAAAATAGGGACACCCAGTCGGATAGTTTTGTCCCTGGGGATTGGGATGAGATTGGGGTCTCAGACCAATCTGGTGATGCCCAGTTTGATATTTTTGCCACTGGGGAGGAAAATGGGGATGAACAGGAGGAGGTTTATGAGATTAATGTGGAGCAGTTGGAGAATGTGTTGTCTTTATTGCAGAGTAGTGTTGATGGGTCTTTAGAGTCAGCTCTTGATGACATGGGTTTGACTCTACATGAGGAGTTTGTGGTGAAAGTTCTGGAAACCCCACATGTTTTGGGTGAgaatttgattatgtttttcaaGTGGGGTTTAAAGAAGAAATCTGAGTTTAAGGTGACTACCTGTGTGGTGGATTCGCTTGTGCGGGCAATTTGTCGTGAACTTaagaagaaagatgcatatgcttTGTGGGATTTGATTAAGGATATAGGTGAGAAAGAGAATGGTGTGTTGAATGCGGAGATTCTCAATCAGTTGATAGCTTTGTTATCGAAATTGGGAAAAGGGAAGGCGAGTTTGGAGGTATTTAACAAGTTTGGGGATTTTGGGATTGTCCCAAATGTTGATACATATTATTTCACGATTGAAGCACTATCTAGGCGATCAATGTTTGACTGGGCTTGGTCTGTTTGCGAAAAGATGCTTGATGAGGGAAGTTTGCCTGAGAATGAGAAAGTGGGTAAGATCATATCTTGGCTTTGTAAGGGGAGGAAGGCTAAGGATGCCCATTCAGTATATTTATTTGCGAAGGAGAAGAACCAAATTACTCCTCGATcttctgttaattttttgaTCAGTTCACTCTGTAGAGAGGATGAAACTGTGAAATTGGCTTTGGAGATGTTGGATGATTTTTCAGGAGAAGCACAGAAATATGCAATTAAGCCATTTTCTACTGTCATTCATGGTTTGTGTAGGATGAAAGATGTCGATGGGGCAAAGCAGTTGCTTTCTAAGATGATCACAGAGGGTCCGCCCCCTGGAAATGCAGTTTTCAATTCAGTTATCAGTGGATATTCCAAGGCTGGGGATCTGGGAGAAGCTATACAGATTAAGAAGCTGATGGAGAGTAGGGGATTGAAACCGGATGTGTACACTTATACTGTCATCATGAGTGGTTACGCAAATGGTGGTCAGATGGAGGAGGCTTGTAAACTCTTGTCAGAAGCAAAAAAGAAGCATTCCAAACTGACCCCTGTGACTTACCATACACTCATTCGTGGGTATTCTAAACTTGAAGAGTTTGACAAGGCTTTGAAGTTGTTGGCTGAGATGAAGGATTTTGGCGTTCAACCTAATGTTGATGAGTACAATAAGTTGATCCAATCTCTTTGTCTAAAGGCTTTAGATTGGGAAGCAGCAGAGAAGCTGCTAGAGGAAATGAAAGAGAAAGGATTGCACCTCAATGGAATCACAAAGGGTCTGATTAGAGCAGTCAAGGAGATGGAAGAGGAGGAGCTAGTGCTGGGTTCATAA